A stretch of the Alnus glutinosa chromosome 6, dhAlnGlut1.1, whole genome shotgun sequence genome encodes the following:
- the LOC133871581 gene encoding uncharacterized protein LOC133871581 produces the protein MLGFDVILRLDWLSKYGVNIDGRKKESVREGAQAYLAYVQAKLEVKAKLEDIPVVRHYPNVFIKVTGFPLNREIEFTINLLPGTQPIHKVPYSMAPTELRELKEQLQELLDWCFIRISVTLWGLPVLFVKRKDGSMRLCIDYRELNRVIIKKSMPYQESMIYLINSRGLRYS, from the exons ATGCTGGGCTTTGATGTCATTTTGAGACTGGATTGGCTATCAAAGTATGGAGTGAACATAGATGGTCGCAAGAAGGAA AGTGTTAGAGAGGGTGCACAAGCGTATTTGGCTTATGTTCAAGCTAAGCTTGAAGTCAAGGCAAAGTTGGAAGATATTCCAGTGGTGCGCCATTATCCAAATGTTTTCATAAAAGTCACGGGATTTCCTCTGAATCGCGAAATTGAGTTCACCATCAACTTGTTACCGGGAACTCAACCTATTCACAAGGTACCGTACAGTATGGCTCCTACAGAGTTAAGAGAGTTGAAGGAGCAACTTCAAGAGTTGCTAGATTGGTGTTTCATCCGCATAAGTGTGACACTCTGGGGACTGCCGGTGTTGTTTGTGAAGAGGAAAGATGGGTCTATGCGGCTGTGCATAGATTATCGTGAGCTAAACCGAGTGATAATTAAGAAAAGTATGCCTTACCAAGAATCGATGATCTATTTGATCAACTCAAGGGGGCTTCGGTATTCTTAA